The following proteins are encoded in a genomic region of Leifsonia psychrotolerans:
- a CDS encoding IS1380 family transposase, giving the protein MQLSHTSAAVSASFDETNLVSTAGLVPAMALAVKTGLGNLADTHLTLPGYFGANAGLKVTALVAGMVAGADCIDDMALLRHGGMKKLFTGAYAPSTLGSFLRAFTFGHIRQLDAVASRWLRRLAETAPIAAGVDEYALVDIDDTIKEVHGYQKQGSGYGYSGVRGLNALLGILSTETSAPIIVGSRLRKGAANSVRGAGKFVADLLANVTRLRGNGATGTVLLRADSAFYAHTVVAAAGRAGAKVSITARMDPAVKKAIGTIGEGAWTSIEYTDAIRDEQTGTWVSSAEVAEVPFIAFGSKKKADRIEGRLVVRRIPELNKKDLSQPTLFDTHRFHAFFTTSTLDTVTADKTHRAHAIIEQVNADLKDSALAHLPSGKFAANAAWLILACIAFNLARAIGALTGTDLGKARSGTIRRKLISVPARISTSARRLVLHLPKDWPWEKHWTAAFAAACGPPGPASI; this is encoded by the coding sequence ATGCAACTTTCTCACACCTCCGCGGCGGTTTCAGCATCCTTCGACGAAACGAATCTCGTGTCGACGGCAGGGCTCGTCCCGGCGATGGCGTTGGCCGTGAAAACAGGGCTCGGCAACCTGGCCGATACGCACCTCACCTTGCCGGGGTACTTCGGCGCGAACGCGGGGTTGAAGGTCACTGCGCTGGTGGCCGGGATGGTCGCCGGCGCCGACTGCATCGACGATATGGCGTTGCTTCGTCACGGTGGAATGAAGAAACTCTTCACTGGCGCCTACGCGCCCTCGACCCTGGGGTCGTTTCTGCGCGCATTCACGTTCGGGCACATCCGGCAGCTGGATGCTGTCGCGTCCCGTTGGCTGCGCCGCCTGGCCGAGACGGCCCCGATCGCGGCCGGCGTTGACGAGTACGCGCTCGTCGACATCGACGACACCATCAAGGAAGTCCACGGCTACCAGAAGCAGGGCTCCGGTTACGGCTACTCCGGAGTGCGCGGCCTGAACGCCCTGCTGGGCATCCTCAGCACCGAAACCAGTGCGCCGATCATCGTCGGCTCACGGCTGCGCAAGGGCGCCGCGAACTCGGTGCGCGGCGCCGGGAAATTCGTCGCCGACCTCCTCGCGAACGTGACCCGGCTCCGCGGAAACGGCGCCACCGGGACGGTGCTGCTGCGGGCGGACTCGGCGTTCTACGCCCACACCGTCGTGGCCGCCGCCGGGCGGGCAGGCGCGAAAGTCTCGATCACGGCCCGGATGGATCCGGCGGTGAAGAAAGCGATCGGCACGATCGGCGAGGGCGCCTGGACGAGCATCGAGTACACCGACGCGATCCGCGACGAACAGACCGGAACCTGGGTGTCGTCCGCGGAAGTCGCCGAAGTACCATTTATCGCGTTCGGTTCGAAGAAGAAAGCGGACCGCATCGAGGGACGACTGGTCGTGCGGCGCATCCCCGAACTGAACAAGAAAGACCTCTCGCAGCCGACCCTGTTTGACACGCACCGTTTCCACGCGTTCTTCACCACCAGCACCCTGGACACCGTCACCGCCGACAAAACCCATCGCGCTCACGCGATCATCGAACAAGTCAACGCAGACCTGAAAGACTCCGCGCTGGCACACCTGCCCTCGGGAAAGTTCGCCGCAAACGCCGCCTGGCTGATCCTGGCCTGCATCGCTTTCAATCTCGCCCGCGCCATTGGTGCTCTCACCGGCACCGATCTCGGGAAAGCGCGCAGCGGCACGATCCGCCGCAAACTCATCAGCGTTCCCGCCCGAATCTCAACCTCGGCCCGCCGACTCGTTCTACACCTGCCGAAGGACTGGCCCTGGGAGAAACACTGGACCGCCGCATTCGCGGCAGCCTGCGGACCACCCGGACCCGCATCCATCTGA
- a CDS encoding aldo/keto reductase, which yields MTTSPLLTLNDNALIPQLGLGVYKVPDAEAADTVLTAIQAGYRHIDTAALYDNESGVGAGIARSGVPRTELFVTTKVWNDRHGYDETQRAFDESLTKLGLDYVDLYLIHWPAPRQNRYIDAYRALEKLQADGRVRSIGVSNFHPHHLDRLLAETDIVPAINQVELHPWLAQNDVRAYDAIYGIRTEAWSPLARGRAIGDPTVEAIGARYGKSAAQVVIRWHLQLGNVVIPKSSTPSRIRENFDVFDFTLDAADLASIAHLDAGERTGKNPDDVD from the coding sequence ATGACCACTTCACCGCTGCTCACTCTGAACGACAACGCGCTCATCCCGCAACTCGGGCTAGGCGTCTACAAGGTGCCGGATGCCGAGGCCGCCGACACGGTGCTGACCGCCATTCAGGCCGGCTATCGTCACATCGACACGGCAGCCCTCTACGACAACGAGAGTGGTGTGGGCGCGGGCATCGCCCGGTCAGGTGTGCCGCGCACCGAGCTGTTCGTGACCACCAAGGTCTGGAACGACCGCCACGGCTACGACGAAACGCAGCGCGCATTCGACGAGAGTCTGACCAAGCTGGGCCTCGATTACGTCGATCTGTACCTCATCCACTGGCCGGCGCCCCGACAGAACCGTTACATCGATGCCTATCGTGCCCTCGAGAAGTTGCAGGCCGACGGACGGGTGCGGTCCATCGGGGTCTCCAACTTTCACCCCCACCATCTCGACCGGTTGCTGGCCGAAACCGACATTGTTCCGGCGATCAACCAGGTCGAGTTGCATCCGTGGCTCGCGCAGAACGACGTGCGCGCGTACGACGCGATCTACGGCATCCGCACCGAGGCGTGGTCACCGCTGGCCCGCGGCCGGGCAATCGGCGACCCGACTGTGGAGGCCATCGGCGCACGGTACGGCAAATCTGCCGCGCAGGTCGTAATTCGCTGGCACCTGCAGCTCGGCAACGTTGTCATTCCGAAGTCGTCGACTCCCTCTCGGATCCGTGAGAACTTCGACGTCTTCGACTTCACCCTGGATGCCGCAGATCTGGCGAGCATCGCCCACCTCGATGCGGGCGAACGCACGGGCAAGAACCCCGACGACGTCGACTAA
- a CDS encoding MFS transporter, with product MGIYWNLLQTPGVARIIAAQLTARFPFGMLSLAFLIHIEQVYDSYGAAGLVLGAMSIGQAIAGPLTSRLMGRWGMRPVISLTIAICATSIVLMAVIPMPIISLMLVGFVAGISMPPIQPAVRTIYPKLVNSKQLTPLFSLDASAQEIIWVLGPVVATFVAIQVSSVAGILLAATFLVGGGIWFLVLPEVGRVRIPRSKRKLGAVLKRPAVLLSTVVGFMLVAACASVEAGVVATFGHGSTDSGWVLAVFAAGSLVGGLAFGHMQIGPWALAGRMLIPTIGIGLASVFLNFWWLSATLFVAGIGIAPALAVLFGIVSASVKFSDTAEAYGWVGTGQLIGAALGSAIAGFSIDHYGPTSAILAAAGFAALGCLIPALGRRWHPDLRGRDASPIPDTEPVAVVS from the coding sequence GTGGGTATCTACTGGAATCTTCTGCAAACGCCAGGCGTTGCTCGAATCATTGCGGCTCAGCTCACGGCCCGTTTCCCGTTTGGGATGCTCTCGCTGGCGTTTCTGATCCACATCGAGCAGGTCTACGACTCGTACGGCGCTGCAGGCCTTGTGCTCGGTGCGATGAGTATCGGCCAGGCCATTGCCGGACCGCTGACCAGCCGTCTGATGGGCCGCTGGGGAATGCGTCCGGTCATTTCACTCACCATCGCGATCTGCGCCACCTCGATCGTGCTGATGGCCGTGATCCCGATGCCGATCATCAGCCTCATGCTCGTCGGGTTTGTCGCGGGAATTTCAATGCCCCCGATCCAACCCGCCGTGCGCACCATCTACCCCAAACTGGTCAACTCGAAGCAGCTCACACCGCTGTTCTCGCTGGATGCCTCGGCCCAAGAGATCATCTGGGTGCTCGGCCCCGTCGTGGCCACCTTTGTGGCCATTCAGGTGAGCAGCGTGGCCGGCATCCTGCTCGCGGCGACCTTCCTGGTGGGTGGTGGCATCTGGTTCCTCGTGCTCCCCGAGGTCGGCCGTGTGCGCATTCCGCGCAGCAAGCGCAAGCTGGGCGCGGTGCTGAAACGCCCCGCTGTTCTGCTCAGCACCGTGGTCGGATTCATGCTGGTTGCGGCGTGTGCCTCAGTTGAAGCCGGTGTCGTTGCCACCTTCGGCCACGGAAGTACCGACTCCGGGTGGGTCTTGGCTGTCTTCGCCGCGGGTTCGCTCGTGGGTGGACTCGCCTTCGGGCATATGCAGATCGGGCCGTGGGCCCTGGCCGGACGCATGCTCATTCCAACCATCGGCATCGGCCTCGCCAGCGTCTTCCTGAACTTCTGGTGGCTCTCCGCCACTCTGTTCGTTGCCGGCATCGGCATCGCCCCCGCATTGGCCGTGCTGTTTGGCATCGTCTCGGCGAGCGTCAAGTTCTCCGACACGGCAGAAGCCTACGGCTGGGTGGGAACCGGGCAGCTGATCGGCGCCGCGTTGGGCTCGGCCATCGCCGGCTTCTCGATCGACCACTACGGCCCCACCTCGGCGATCCTGGCAGCGGCAGGTTTCGCGGCCCTCGGCTGCCTGATCCCCGCCCTGGGCCGACGGTGGCACCCCGATCTGCGCGGCCGGGACGCCAGCCCCATTCCCGACACCGAGCCGGTGGCGGTAGTTTCGTAA
- a CDS encoding ABC transporter substrate-binding protein: MRARYALPALAAAAALLLSGCVDNSTPATPGESSGSSSATAVGKDDAAAALVPADIVKRGTLLIGTDAAYPPNEYKDTDGSPIGWGIELSNGIAAKLGLKPQYQVAKFENIIPSITGGKVDMGESSFTDNVEREKQVDFVNYYNAGILWAAPAGKTVDPNDACGLKVAVQTGTVEETDEIPAKNEACTAAGKPLIQIMKYDAQEDATNAVVLGSADALSADSPVTGYAISKTGGKLVAAGKSFDVAPYGMATQKGSEMTKAVQAALQSMVDDGSYGKILDTWGVADGGIAKITINAAANG, encoded by the coding sequence ATGCGCGCAAGATACGCACTCCCCGCTCTCGCTGCGGCCGCTGCACTGCTGCTGAGCGGTTGTGTTGACAACTCCACACCAGCCACCCCCGGGGAGTCCTCGGGCAGCTCCTCGGCCACCGCGGTTGGCAAAGACGACGCGGCTGCGGCACTGGTTCCCGCCGACATCGTCAAGCGAGGCACCCTGCTCATCGGAACGGATGCGGCGTACCCGCCGAACGAGTACAAAGACACCGATGGCAGCCCGATCGGGTGGGGCATCGAGCTCTCGAACGGCATTGCAGCCAAGCTGGGCCTGAAACCGCAGTACCAGGTCGCCAAGTTCGAGAACATCATCCCGAGCATCACCGGCGGCAAGGTCGACATGGGCGAGTCGTCGTTCACGGACAACGTCGAGCGCGAGAAGCAGGTTGACTTCGTCAACTACTACAACGCCGGCATCCTCTGGGCCGCCCCGGCGGGCAAGACCGTCGACCCCAACGACGCCTGTGGCCTCAAGGTTGCCGTTCAGACCGGAACCGTCGAAGAGACCGATGAGATCCCGGCCAAGAACGAAGCCTGCACCGCAGCAGGCAAGCCGCTGATTCAGATCATGAAGTACGACGCTCAGGAAGACGCCACCAATGCCGTCGTTCTCGGCAGTGCCGACGCGCTCAGCGCCGACTCGCCTGTCACCGGCTACGCCATCTCGAAGACCGGCGGCAAGCTGGTCGCCGCCGGCAAGAGCTTCGACGTGGCGCCCTACGGCATGGCCACTCAGAAGGGTTCTGAGATGACCAAGGCCGTGCAGGCTGCTCTGCAGTCGATGGTCGATGACGGCTCCTACGGCAAGATCCTCGACACCTGGGGTGTCGCTGATGGTGGGATTGCGAAGATCACCATCAACGCAGCAGCGAACGGCTAG
- a CDS encoding amino acid ABC transporter permease, translating into MSAPVMNRPAGETPPGGSGSPAAIKAIRLRHPWRNTFAVVLILIFVLFIIDASQREAFGWDYVGKYLFDQRISQAAFVTLQLTVYSMVIAIILGVTLAVMRLSPNPVLKGVAWFYLWVFRGTPVYVQLTFWGLIAIIYKTIDIGVPFATPWISINTDAALSPFALAIIGLALNEAAYMAEIVRAGLLSVDRGQEEASTALGMSWFQTMRRVILPQSMRIIIPPTGNEVISMLKTTSLVTAVPFSFDLYARARDISVETFNPIPLLIVASIWYLFFTSILMVGQYFLEKRFARGVGDRRPDKKDTSALTGTVPVAGAGQATVIIPPSDDNDKGKR; encoded by the coding sequence ATGAGCGCTCCTGTCATGAATCGCCCGGCGGGGGAAACCCCGCCGGGCGGCTCCGGCTCGCCAGCGGCAATCAAGGCGATTCGGTTGCGCCACCCGTGGCGCAATACGTTCGCCGTGGTGCTGATCCTGATCTTCGTGCTCTTCATCATCGACGCGTCGCAACGTGAGGCCTTTGGCTGGGACTACGTCGGCAAGTATCTCTTCGACCAGCGCATCAGCCAGGCGGCGTTCGTCACCCTGCAACTGACCGTCTACTCGATGGTCATAGCCATCATTCTCGGTGTCACCCTCGCCGTGATGCGCCTCTCGCCCAACCCGGTGTTGAAGGGTGTCGCCTGGTTCTACCTCTGGGTTTTCCGGGGCACACCGGTGTACGTTCAGCTCACCTTCTGGGGCTTGATCGCGATCATCTATAAGACCATCGACATTGGGGTCCCCTTCGCGACGCCGTGGATCTCGATCAACACGGATGCCGCGCTCAGCCCGTTCGCCCTTGCCATCATCGGCCTGGCCTTGAACGAAGCCGCCTACATGGCCGAAATCGTGCGCGCCGGCCTGCTCTCGGTCGACCGCGGCCAGGAGGAAGCATCCACGGCCCTCGGCATGAGCTGGTTCCAGACCATGCGCCGGGTGATCTTGCCCCAGTCGATGCGCATCATCATCCCGCCGACCGGCAACGAGGTCATCTCGATGCTGAAGACGACGTCACTCGTGACGGCCGTGCCCTTCAGCTTCGATCTCTATGCCCGCGCACGCGATATTTCAGTGGAGACGTTCAACCCGATCCCGCTGCTGATCGTGGCTTCGATCTGGTACCTGTTCTTTACCTCGATTCTGATGGTGGGCCAGTACTTCTTGGAGAAGCGGTTCGCGCGCGGCGTCGGTGATCGTCGCCCCGATAAGAAGGACACCTCGGCGCTCACCGGTACGGTTCCCGTGGCCGGCGCCGGGCAGGCGACGGTCATCATTCCACCGAGTGACGACAACGACAAAGGAAAGCGATGA
- a CDS encoding amino acid ABC transporter ATP-binding protein gives MTDTFATVPDQRTDVPMVLADCVSKSFGSNEVLKSISLEVKRGEVMCLVGPSGSGKSTFLRCINHLEVLSAGRLSVDGDLVGFREANGKLYELHPKEAAKQRREIGMVFQRFNLFPHMTALENVMEAPIRVKGLPKAQVEKSARDLLSRVGLADRADYYPAHLSGGQQQRVAIARALAMEPKLMLFDEPTSALDPELVGEVLDVMKGLAKSGMTMIVVTHEMGFAREVADSLVFMDGGVVVEAGDPREVLSNPQHQRTKAFLSKVL, from the coding sequence ATGACGGACACATTCGCCACTGTTCCCGACCAGCGCACCGACGTTCCCATGGTGCTCGCCGACTGTGTGTCGAAGAGCTTCGGCTCGAACGAGGTGCTGAAGAGCATCTCGCTCGAGGTCAAGCGCGGCGAGGTGATGTGCTTGGTCGGGCCGTCGGGGTCGGGCAAGTCGACCTTCCTGCGCTGTATCAACCACCTTGAGGTGCTCTCGGCCGGTCGACTGAGCGTCGACGGCGACCTGGTCGGCTTTCGTGAGGCAAACGGCAAACTGTACGAGCTGCATCCGAAAGAGGCGGCAAAGCAGCGCCGCGAAATTGGGATGGTGTTTCAGCGCTTCAACCTGTTCCCGCACATGACGGCGCTCGAGAACGTCATGGAAGCACCGATCCGGGTGAAGGGTCTGCCCAAGGCCCAGGTCGAGAAGAGTGCACGTGATTTGCTCTCCCGGGTCGGCCTCGCCGACCGTGCAGACTACTACCCGGCACACCTCTCGGGTGGGCAGCAGCAGCGCGTCGCGATCGCCCGGGCATTGGCGATGGAGCCCAAGCTGATGCTCTTCGACGAGCCCACGAGCGCACTCGACCCCGAGCTCGTCGGTGAGGTTCTCGACGTGATGAAGGGTCTGGCGAAGTCGGGCATGACGATGATCGTCGTCACACACGAGATGGGCTTTGCTCGTGAGGTCGCCGATTCGCTCGTGTTCATGGACGGCGGAGTCGTCGTCGAGGCGGGCGATCCGCGCGAGGTGCTGTCGAACCCGCAGCACCAGCGCACGAAGGCGTTCCTCTCGAAGGTTCTCTAG
- a CDS encoding agmatine deiminase family protein: MSWTMPAETTRHQRTWMAFPREGYTLGADAASAEEARHAWSAVAHAIAEFEPVTMLVDPSAGADARRHLSSEVTLVDASYSEFWLRDSGPTFVIGDDGRLGAIDWIFNGWGATDWSEWKQDQSLAAFVATLAGAEIVPSLLVNEGGAIHVDGDGTVLVTETVQLDPHRNPFADKRRIEAELTRTLGATRVIWLPRGLTRDYEELGTRGHVDMVATISSPGTILVHEQQNPEHPDYQVSRQIRACLEDTVDAEGREWQIIALPAPENLRDERGFVDWSYVNHLVVNDGVIACGYGEERADAHARDILSAAYPGRRVVTVDARPILARGGGIHCITQQQPVAKTPPLTP; this comes from the coding sequence ATGTCCTGGACAATGCCAGCCGAGACGACCCGACACCAGCGTACCTGGATGGCCTTCCCTCGAGAGGGCTACACATTGGGCGCGGATGCCGCATCGGCCGAGGAGGCCCGCCATGCGTGGTCCGCCGTCGCGCACGCGATTGCCGAGTTCGAACCCGTCACGATGCTCGTCGACCCGAGTGCCGGAGCCGATGCCCGGCGCCACCTGTCATCCGAGGTCACCCTGGTCGACGCCTCCTACAGCGAGTTCTGGCTGCGGGACAGCGGCCCAACGTTCGTCATCGGCGACGATGGTCGCCTGGGTGCCATCGACTGGATCTTCAATGGCTGGGGCGCCACCGATTGGTCGGAATGGAAACAGGACCAGTCGCTCGCCGCGTTCGTCGCCACCCTCGCGGGCGCCGAGATCGTACCGTCCCTCCTCGTGAATGAGGGCGGCGCCATCCATGTCGATGGCGACGGCACCGTACTCGTCACCGAGACCGTGCAGCTCGATCCGCATCGCAACCCGTTTGCGGACAAACGCCGCATCGAGGCCGAGCTGACGCGCACGCTCGGTGCGACGAGGGTCATCTGGCTGCCCCGCGGCCTCACTCGCGACTACGAAGAACTCGGCACACGCGGCCACGTCGACATGGTGGCCACGATCTCCTCCCCCGGCACCATCCTCGTGCACGAACAGCAGAACCCCGAGCACCCCGACTACCAGGTGAGCCGTCAGATTCGAGCTTGCCTCGAAGACACTGTGGATGCCGAGGGACGCGAGTGGCAGATCATCGCTCTGCCCGCGCCCGAGAACCTCCGCGACGAGCGCGGCTTCGTCGACTGGAGCTATGTCAATCACCTCGTCGTCAACGACGGCGTGATCGCCTGCGGGTACGGCGAGGAACGCGCGGATGCCCACGCCCGCGACATCCTCTCGGCCGCCTACCCGGGTCGCCGGGTGGTCACCGTCGACGCGCGCCCCATTCTTGCGCGCGGCGGCGGCATCCACTGCATCACGCAGCAGCAACCCGTCGCGAAGACCCCTCCCCTAACCCCCTAA
- a CDS encoding TetR family transcriptional regulator C-terminal domain-containing protein → MSSASHQPRAARKSSDERAAEIKSAACAIALEHGLNALTLRAVAAQVGVTSALVAHYEPNMEQLVASTVTAVVNDELTRVAHSVAAKTSPTASLRCVIDTLLGPDTDATTAVWLDAWSLGRRSSVVSGAVRAQMDAWHEFVLGVVQAGLDRGEFQTDQPDDVAWQLIGMIDGLNAQSLVHYRDAHSRSRLISRAMEHGLGLPTGALFEG, encoded by the coding sequence GTGTCAAGTGCCAGCCACCAGCCGCGCGCCGCGCGCAAGTCGTCCGACGAGCGCGCCGCCGAGATCAAGTCCGCGGCCTGTGCGATCGCGCTCGAGCACGGGTTGAACGCCCTGACGCTGCGCGCCGTCGCCGCGCAGGTGGGGGTCACCTCCGCGTTGGTCGCCCACTATGAGCCGAACATGGAACAACTGGTCGCCTCGACTGTGACGGCGGTCGTGAACGACGAGCTCACTCGGGTCGCCCACAGCGTCGCTGCGAAGACGTCGCCCACGGCGTCACTGCGCTGCGTGATCGACACCCTGCTCGGGCCCGACACCGACGCGACGACGGCAGTCTGGCTCGATGCCTGGAGCCTCGGTCGGCGCAGCAGCGTGGTGTCGGGCGCGGTTAGAGCACAGATGGACGCGTGGCACGAGTTCGTGCTCGGAGTCGTGCAGGCGGGCCTCGATCGCGGTGAGTTTCAGACGGACCAGCCGGATGACGTGGCCTGGCAGCTGATCGGCATGATTGACGGCCTCAACGCCCAATCGTTGGTGCACTACCGCGACGCCCACTCGCGTTCACGCCTGATCAGTCGAGCGATGGAGCACGGCCTCGGCCTGCCGACGGGCGCACTCTTCGAGGGCTAG